GTAGCACCATGAACAACAACCGTAAACATCATTCCTTGTTCGGTATTTGCTCCAAGTATTGCTTTTCCTAATTCGATATGACCACTACTACTTACAGGCAAAAACTCAGTTAAACCTTGCAGTATTCCTAATATTAGTGATTGAAACCAATCCATAATTATTAATTTTCATTTTTGTTAGTTGTTTTTTTCGGATTCTTTAATATTGCATATATCATAAATACAAATCCGAAAACCACAAAAATTACAGATAGATTCATTTTTACAAAACTAAAAATATCTTCTTTCCCTGCCATTAAAATGTATCCTATTATAATAATTAAAAACCCTATTCCCATTAAAATATAATTCTCTTTCGTTAATGGAAAAACAGTTGTATCTTTATTTTGAGTTTTTTTATCAGATATGAATTTTTGCTTCTGTTGTGATTTCATATTTTGTTTTGTTTTTTTATTTTGTACCATTTCTTTAATCTAAAAAATATTTATTTTAATATAGTTCATCAAGTTTCAATCGTAAATACTTTCGCACTGAGTAATAACTACTAACACCTGTTATTAATCCGCCAAAAATAATTATTGTCAATGCAACTAATAAATTTGTTTCCGTATCACTTACAATCTTATAAGGAATTTTTGAATTTGACATATAAAATAAGAAAACAACTAATCCATTTGCCAGCACACCACCAATCAAACCAAAGGACACTGCCCTTACAATAAAAGGTTTACGAATAAAAGCTTGAGTAGCACCAACAAGTTGCATGCTTTTTATTAAAAATCTTTTGGAATACAATGTTAGTCTTATTGTGTTGTTTATCAATATTATTGCTATCAACAAAAATATTGACATAAAAGCAAGCAATATCATTCCTATTATCCGCACATTACTATCAATATTTTCAAGAATTACTTTTTGATATGAAATTTCTTTTATAAAAGCAAATTCATCAAGTTCCTTTTTGAAATTTTCAATACTGTCAACATTTGCATAATCGGCTATAAAATAAATTTCTAAAGAAGAAGGAAATGGATTAAAACCTAAAACCGCATCAACATCCTCACCGAGTTCTTCTGTCATTATTTTTTTTGCTTCTTCTTTATCTACGTAATTGGTTTTTATTACACTAGGCTCAACTTCCATCATTTTTTGCAAATGAAAAATATCAGCTTCTTTTGAATCATCATCAAAAATAACATTTACCTGAACATTTTCCTTCAAATAAGATTTTAGCTGATCAGCATAAAGAATTAAAATTGCAAACAATCCTATTAAAAAAAGCACTAAAGTGATGCTTAATAGAGGTGAAAAATATGAACCTCGCTTTCTTTTTACTTTTCGTTTTTTTGTCATTCAATTAAATAAAACTGATATTTCTAAAAAATTCAAATTTAATATTTTTATTGATTCTGATAAGTGTAAAAGTGAATTTCATTTCAGATTTTAAAATGTCCTTTTATTAAAGGGAGGTTTTTTAAAACATTTTTTTCATATTTTTGCACCTTGCTTAAAATTAAGGTAATGAATCTGATTTTAGATTTTGGAAATACAATGAAAAAAGTGGCTCTTTTTGAAAATAAAGAGTTAATTGATAAAAAAGAGTTCTTAAATGACAAGAATAATGAATTACTCAATTTTATTAAAAACACTGACTTTAAACAATCCATAATTTCATCTGTCATTTCTACTCCTGATGAAATTATTAATGTTGTTAAACAAAAAACATCAAAAACAATTATTCTTGATAGCAATACAAAAATCCCCATAAATTTAAATTATAACACACCCAAAACATTAGGCAAAGACAGAATAGCTCTTGCTGTTGGAGGATATTGCAAATTCCCACAACAAAATGTGTTAATTATTGATATTGGCAGTTGTATTACTTATGATTTTATAGATAAAAACGGAAATTATCAAGGAGGAGCAATTTCTCCCGGTCCAAAATTAAGATACAAATCATTATCCGACTATACAGATAGACTGCCACTACTTGAATATCAGGACAATAAAATCCAAATCACAGGCAAATCAACATCAGCATCCATGCATTCGGGAATTAAAAATGGCATTCTATTTGAGTTAGATGGATTTATTAATGATTTTAAAAACTCATATAAAGATATGAAAACAGTCATTTGTGGAGGATATTCAAAATATTTGCATAACTTATTAAAAAACCCCACTTTTGCGGAATTAAATTTATTGTTGTACGGACTGAATGAAATACTTTTTTTTAATGAATAGAAAAATATCAATTATATTATTTGCCTCTTTACTGATTAACATTGTATCAAATGCACAAACATTCAGACATCCGTATTCATATTACGGATTAGGGGAATTGCAAAAAACAACTTTTATTGACCAATCAAGCATGGGGGGATTATCAATTGCTTACAACAATGGGCTTTCATACACACCCTCAAACCCTGCCTCGTATTCTTTCAATGAATTTTCCACATTCAATTTAGCATTGTCAGGAAAAATTCAAAACCTTAGCCAACTAGATAAAAGCTATACAACAACATTTATGGATTTCGGGTATTTTAGCTTAGCCTTTCCTATTTCTAAAAAAGCAGGTATTGGCGGAAGCTTTGGATTAATGCCTGTAAGTAAAATCGGATACAAAGACGAAACTACTTTCTTTGAAGAAGTTGATAGTTTTGATTACACTGAAACTTACGAACTTTCAGGTGGATTCTCTAAATTTTATCTTGGAGCCTCCTTTCTTTTATGGGAAAAATTAAGCATTGGAGCTAATGTATATTACCTTTTTGGAAATACTGAAGAAAATCATTTCCTCAACTTTGATGATGCCAAATATAACAGTGTCATAGAATATACTCAAAAAAATTATTACAAATTAATGTATGATTTTGGAATGCAGTTTTCAACAGAAATTGCAGAAGATTATAAACTTACACTTGGAGCTGTATTTTCACAAAATGATGAATTATCTGCTCGAGAATACACAATAATCCAAACTTACGAACATGGAATAGGTGGATACAAAGACAGCATTGAAACAAACACCGAAGGAAAAACAGGCATTGAGTTGCCACTCAGTTATGGATTTGGTTTCATGATTGATAAAAAATATAATTGGAAATTTGGAGTAGATTATAGCTTTAGTAAATGGTCATCATTTACTGGCTTAGAGAATTATTTTAAACTTAATGACCAATGGGAAATTATTGCAGGTGGAGAATACACTCCCGATTACCAAGACATTAGTAACTACTTTAAGAGAATAAATTACAGACTGGGCATCAAACATTCACAATCATATTTAAACGTAGAAAACAGTGCGTTTTCAAAATCAAGCATTAGTTTGGGTGCTGGATTTCCATTACGAAGATCTATTTCAAGACTCAATTTTGGTTTGGAATTTGGAAAAATAAGTAGCAATAAAGATGTTTTAATTAACGAAAATTACATTAATATTTTTATAGGTTTCAGACTTAATGATGTCTGGTTTCAAAAATCTAAAATAAACTAACTATGAAAAGCAAAAAAACAATCATAACAATATTTTTATCAAACCTAATTATTCTTTCCGTTTTTGGATGTAATACAACAAAATCAACATCAAAATCCAATGAAACAAATGAGGAACTCAATAAAATTAGAATGGAACAAATTGTTCAGGAAGTGGAAGAGGAAGAAAGTAAAAACAATCCTATTCAAACAACAGGAAATGATACAATTAAAAAATATGGTGTTGACAGTTTAAAAACAATTATGAACTATTCACTATATATTGAATATTTCATACAAGACAATTATAAAGATGCTTACAAATATTGGAAATATTTATATTCCAATGCACCAAAATTCAACAAAGGTGTTTATATCAATGGAATTAAAATGATTAAAGATTTTATAAAAAAATCAAAAGATGATGATGCTTTAAAAAACAAATGGATTGACTCTTTATTCATGATATATGACCAAAGGATAACATATTTTAATGAAAAAGGTTTTGTTATTGGGAAAAAAGGAGAAGACCTTTTTATACTTGACCCTTCAAGATTTGAAGAAGCTTACAAACTCCTTGA
Above is a genomic segment from Bacteroidota bacterium containing:
- a CDS encoding DUF3098 domain-containing protein, whose product is MVQNKKTKQNMKSQQKQKFISDKKTQNKDTTVFPLTKENYILMGIGFLIIIIGYILMAGKEDIFSFVKMNLSVIFVVFGFVFMIYAILKNPKKTTNKNEN
- a CDS encoding permease-like cell division protein FtsX, which codes for MTKKRKVKRKRGSYFSPLLSITLVLFLIGLFAILILYADQLKSYLKENVQVNVIFDDDSKEADIFHLQKMMEVEPSVIKTNYVDKEEAKKIMTEELGEDVDAVLGFNPFPSSLEIYFIADYANVDSIENFKKELDEFAFIKEISYQKVILENIDSNVRIIGMILLAFMSIFLLIAIILINNTIRLTLYSKRFLIKSMQLVGATQAFIRKPFIVRAVSFGLIGGVLANGLVVFLFYMSNSKIPYKIVSDTETNLLVALTIIIFGGLITGVSSYYSVRKYLRLKLDELY
- a CDS encoding type III pantothenate kinase: MNLILDFGNTMKKVALFENKELIDKKEFLNDKNNELLNFIKNTDFKQSIISSVISTPDEIINVVKQKTSKTIILDSNTKIPINLNYNTPKTLGKDRIALAVGGYCKFPQQNVLIIDIGSCITYDFIDKNGNYQGGAISPGPKLRYKSLSDYTDRLPLLEYQDNKIQITGKSTSASMHSGIKNGILFELDGFINDFKNSYKDMKTVICGGYSKYLHNLLKNPTFAELNLLLYGLNEILFFNE